A genomic region of Hyalangium minutum contains the following coding sequences:
- a CDS encoding patatin-like phospholipase family protein: protein MSVKLTPPTPGSPRRTPQETPAASTQKSDASNPLARLGQGLQRVAQQVDKNLHQVVDTFEARLPGVTGQAGAATKSWEGITLTGKPLQIPLDKLLDVDLSKVRKLLERVVPQKIRDDEAKKFTGQTQDFRDTLGKVRSLGTELDMLKPNSPRYNEVKQALSKAEGDLQAKYGYTRATAPKPGAMWVDPQFMAKDVPNGQVSASKLATGTPVTKPPEPLDFLFGGKPDGAKQAQAYQASVAAKRAELGMPIQDGKPIGVHMSLEGGGGKGKRYAAMLSEMRQLGVVPTSLTGTSAGSIAASFAATGASPEQIDAIAKDPRLQKLYDVDLDFKDGGLLNGQAAYDLFDSKLRELTGIKDRPVTFADLKVPLQLVAAKAYDSASPNGFPTTKDRLFVFSQETTPDTPVALAMRASMAIPGVFEPVQMVDPTTGRSMHLTDGGSLDNLPMGYAKNNLPQIGAALLSPDSNHPTNAVGTAKPLPTGQLDATNVLWNAVNGYTFLKDNATGAADFRDRTAPGANQFMISLPTWNLDNPKQQDSTLGFGYDAKVDPILDGQTREVTRNFLRNFLDDMRVPGSRGTNVTTDVPKNLRFQEQVTVNGQNYQVSYKGGDNLLALNTSTGKTSELKVGQKKIEAMYLDHLAFGDLKAQLAHSITNPKSVKPDWLPF from the coding sequence AGGGCCTGCAGCGGGTAGCGCAGCAGGTCGACAAGAACCTCCACCAAGTCGTCGACACGTTCGAGGCCCGCCTCCCCGGAGTGACGGGGCAGGCCGGCGCGGCGACCAAGTCGTGGGAGGGCATCACCCTCACCGGCAAGCCGCTGCAAATCCCGCTCGACAAGCTGCTGGACGTGGACCTGAGCAAGGTCCGCAAGCTGCTCGAGCGCGTGGTGCCGCAGAAGATCCGCGACGACGAGGCCAAGAAGTTCACCGGGCAGACGCAGGACTTCCGGGACACGCTGGGCAAGGTGCGCTCGCTGGGCACGGAGCTGGACATGCTCAAGCCCAACTCGCCTCGGTACAACGAGGTGAAGCAGGCGCTGTCCAAGGCCGAGGGAGACCTGCAGGCGAAGTACGGCTACACGCGAGCCACCGCGCCGAAGCCGGGCGCCATGTGGGTGGATCCGCAGTTCATGGCCAAGGACGTGCCGAACGGCCAGGTGTCCGCCTCGAAGCTGGCCACGGGCACGCCGGTGACGAAGCCGCCCGAGCCGCTGGACTTCCTCTTCGGCGGCAAGCCGGACGGGGCGAAGCAGGCACAGGCGTACCAGGCCTCGGTGGCCGCGAAGCGCGCCGAGCTGGGCATGCCCATCCAGGACGGCAAGCCGATCGGCGTGCACATGAGCCTGGAGGGCGGCGGCGGCAAGGGCAAGCGCTACGCGGCGATGCTCTCCGAGATGCGCCAGCTGGGCGTAGTGCCCACGAGCCTCACGGGCACGTCGGCGGGCTCCATCGCGGCGTCGTTCGCGGCCACGGGGGCCTCGCCCGAGCAGATCGACGCCATCGCCAAGGATCCGCGGCTGCAGAAGCTGTACGACGTGGACCTGGACTTCAAGGACGGCGGGCTCCTCAATGGGCAGGCCGCGTATGACCTCTTCGACTCGAAGCTGCGCGAGCTGACTGGCATCAAGGACCGGCCTGTCACCTTCGCGGACCTGAAGGTGCCGCTGCAGCTGGTGGCGGCCAAGGCCTACGACAGCGCCTCCCCCAACGGCTTCCCCACCACGAAGGACCGGCTCTTCGTCTTCAGCCAGGAGACGACGCCGGACACGCCGGTGGCGCTGGCGATGCGCGCCTCCATGGCCATCCCGGGCGTCTTCGAGCCCGTGCAGATGGTGGACCCCACCACGGGCCGCAGCATGCACCTGACGGACGGTGGCTCGCTGGACAACCTCCCGATGGGCTACGCGAAGAACAACCTGCCGCAGATCGGCGCGGCGCTGCTGAGCCCGGACTCGAACCACCCGACCAACGCGGTGGGCACCGCCAAGCCGCTGCCCACGGGCCAACTGGACGCCACCAACGTGCTGTGGAACGCCGTCAACGGCTACACGTTCCTCAAGGACAACGCCACGGGCGCGGCGGACTTCCGGGACCGGACGGCTCCGGGGGCCAACCAGTTCATGATCAGCCTGCCCACGTGGAACCTGGACAACCCCAAGCAGCAGGACAGCACTCTGGGCTTCGGGTACGACGCCAAGGTGGACCCCATCCTGGACGGGCAGACGCGCGAGGTGACGCGCAACTTCCTGCGCAACTTCCTGGATGACATGCGCGTGCCGGGCTCGCGCGGCACCAACGTCACCACCGACGTGCCGAAGAACCTGCGCTTCCAGGAGCAGGTGACGGTGAACGGGCAGAACTACCAGGTCAGCTACAAGGGCGGGGACAACCTGCTGGCGCTCAACACCTCGACGGGCAAGACGTCCGAGCTGAAGGTGGGCCAGAAGAAGATCGAAGCCATGTACCTGGACCACCTGGCGTTCGGGGACCTGAAGGCGCAGCTCGCCCACTCGATCACCAACCCCAAGAGCGTGAAGCCAGACTGGCTCCCGTTCTAG
- a CDS encoding OmpA/MotB family protein — MSDSFYQQRLPQPAKRSWMPWLITVLVVLLALGAVGYSYGLSRTAQTRADAAEAEGLKAHERAKAAELAQRELEAKLAAIDSEKSQLSTQLTQLSTERDQLSQAVQEKDAELARIKATFQDLEEKMKAEIADGEIRLSQGEGRIQVDLVDKILFDSGEATLTERGASVLTRLGAVLAGVEGRSIQVSGHTDDSPPSQRLAATFPTNWELSVARAVNVVRFLQEKAKLPARRLVASGYGETHPVASNATPKGRARNRRIEILLIPDLAAAKTELTEAAAKPAPGATDVQPTKAAVKPGSH; from the coding sequence GTGTCGGATTCCTTCTATCAGCAGCGGCTTCCGCAGCCGGCGAAGCGCTCGTGGATGCCGTGGCTGATCACCGTGCTGGTGGTGCTGCTGGCACTGGGAGCGGTGGGATACAGCTATGGCCTCTCCCGCACCGCCCAGACTCGGGCCGACGCGGCGGAGGCCGAGGGCCTCAAGGCCCACGAGCGCGCCAAGGCGGCGGAGCTGGCCCAGCGGGAGCTGGAGGCCAAGCTGGCGGCGATCGACTCGGAGAAGTCGCAGCTGTCCACCCAGCTCACCCAGCTCTCCACCGAGCGCGATCAGCTCTCGCAGGCGGTGCAAGAGAAGGACGCGGAGCTGGCCCGCATCAAGGCCACGTTCCAGGACCTGGAGGAGAAGATGAAGGCGGAGATCGCCGACGGCGAGATCCGTCTGTCGCAAGGCGAGGGCCGCATCCAGGTGGACCTGGTGGACAAGATCCTCTTCGACTCGGGCGAGGCCACCCTCACCGAGCGCGGCGCCAGCGTGCTCACGCGGCTGGGCGCGGTGCTCGCGGGGGTGGAGGGCCGCAGCATCCAGGTGTCGGGACACACGGATGACAGCCCTCCTTCTCAGCGGCTCGCCGCCACGTTCCCCACCAACTGGGAGCTGTCCGTGGCGCGCGCGGTGAACGTGGTGCGCTTCCTTCAGGAGAAGGCGAAACTCCCGGCGCGCCGGCTCGTGGCCTCGGGCTATGGCGAGACGCACCCAGTGGCCAGCAATGCCACGCCCAAGGGCCGTGCGCGCAACCGCCGCATCGAGATCCTTCTCATCCCCGATCTGGCCGCCGCCAAGACGGAGCTCACCGAGGCTGCTGCGAAACCGGCGCCGGGAGCCACGGACGTGCAGCCCACCAAGGCAGCGGTGAAGCCCGGCTCTCATTGA
- a CDS encoding DUF2071 domain-containing protein: MIRLTPPELAVMVTLAMEPLGVEEETILDRLQRAEMPRVAVAAALRALGKRGMLVEEDGFYMATPLGHAALRETYATLERAQDMSPSSEDMEECPSVPWLTQVQTVWVEALSLNYAVDPAELSKVLPAPLEPELHRGTAWVQVLMSSLREMRPQGLAGLAGFNFYQVSYRAAVHYRNARGRLRRGGYFVRSETNDALMRRIGNTLAEFKFHAFGEADMLMAREGDRLSFAVDPLPEFPGGKLVGMLDTQPLAGPPVGSVWPSLQALQDPLIECYDAFGVADGYMYVLTIDRGPWNARFVKPVELYCEAMQDGMFAGHARLDSVLHLRECPYRWRKLRREPIPAAG, encoded by the coding sequence ATGATTCGGCTTACTCCCCCCGAGCTGGCCGTGATGGTGACCCTTGCGATGGAACCGCTCGGGGTCGAGGAGGAGACGATTCTCGACCGGTTGCAGCGCGCGGAGATGCCTCGCGTGGCGGTGGCGGCGGCCCTGCGCGCGCTGGGCAAGCGGGGGATGCTGGTGGAGGAGGATGGCTTCTACATGGCGACCCCGCTCGGGCACGCGGCGCTGCGGGAGACCTACGCCACGCTCGAGCGCGCCCAGGACATGAGCCCCTCCAGCGAGGACATGGAGGAGTGTCCCTCTGTGCCCTGGCTCACCCAGGTGCAGACGGTGTGGGTGGAGGCGCTCTCACTGAACTACGCGGTGGATCCGGCCGAGCTCTCGAAGGTGCTGCCCGCGCCGCTGGAGCCCGAGCTGCACCGGGGCACCGCGTGGGTGCAGGTGCTGATGTCCTCGCTGCGCGAGATGCGTCCCCAGGGGCTCGCGGGGCTGGCGGGCTTCAACTTCTACCAGGTGAGCTACCGCGCGGCGGTGCACTACCGCAATGCGCGGGGGCGCTTGCGGCGCGGCGGCTACTTCGTGCGCAGCGAGACCAATGACGCGCTGATGCGCCGCATCGGCAACACGCTGGCCGAGTTCAAGTTCCACGCGTTCGGCGAGGCGGACATGCTGATGGCCCGCGAGGGGGACCGGCTCTCCTTCGCGGTGGATCCGCTGCCCGAATTCCCGGGTGGGAAGCTGGTGGGGATGCTGGACACACAGCCGCTGGCGGGGCCGCCGGTGGGTTCGGTGTGGCCCAGCCTGCAGGCGCTGCAGGATCCGCTCATCGAGTGCTACGACGCGTTCGGCGTGGCGGACGGGTACATGTACGTGCTCACCATCGACCGGGGGCCGTGGAACGCGCGCTTCGTGAAGCCAGTGGAGCTCTACTGCGAGGCGATGCAGGACGGGATGTTCGCGGGCCATGCCCGGCTGGACTCCGTGCTGCACCTGCGCGAGTGCCCCTACCGCTGGCGCAAGCTGCGGCGCGAGCCCATTCCCGCAGCGGGCTGA